Proteins from a single region of Eremothecium gossypii ATCC 10895 chromosome VI, complete sequence:
- the ATX1 gene encoding copper metallochaperone ATX1 (Syntenic homolog of Saccharomyces cerevisiae YNL259C (ATX1)), which yields MSSEKHYQFEVAMACSGCSNAIDRVLKKLAPEVSKTNISLDAQTVDVYTTLPYDVIHEKIKKTGKEIKSGKVL from the coding sequence ATGTCCTCAGAAAAGCACTACCAGTTTGAAGTGGCTATGGCCTGCTCCGGATGCTCCAACGCAATTGACAGGGTATTGAAAAAGCTTGCACCTGAAGTATCTAAAACTAATATTTCGCTCGATGCACAAACCGTAGATGTTTACACCACCTTGCCTTACGATGTGATTCACGAGAAAATCAAGAAGACAGGAAAGGAGATCAAGAGTGGCAAGGTGTTGTAG
- the LTO1 gene encoding ribosome biosynthesis protein LTO1 (Syntenic homolog of Saccharomyces cerevisiae YNL260C) translates to MDLDSLLSLEEQYYKEGYDEGRRENLQNNLVEGKQYGLQVGFQRYSSLGHMKGICDYLKLVLHDTPVEVTINELINMITRIPLDNSNSSATEYEQAITRVRNKFRLLLLTTQKHLKKRGLLAEDLSFDQFTTINKIIAGELRGFTTNDSEETKVTFQDQTQMW, encoded by the coding sequence ATGGATCTTGATAGCCTTCTAAGCCTCGAAGAGCAATATTACAAGGAAGGTTACGATGAGGGCCGCAGGGAGAATTTGCAAAATAACCTAGTTGAAGGTAAGCAGTATGGCCTCCAGGTAGGGTTTCAAAGATATTCATCTCTAGGCCATATGAAGGGTATCTGTGACTATCTAAAGTTAGTTCTTCATGATACGCCAGTGGAGGTCACTATAAATGAGCTGATAAATATGATAACCAGAATTCCCTTGGACAATAGCAACAGTAGCGCGACTGAATACGAACAGGCCATTACTCGCGTACGAAACAAGTTCAGACTTCTGTTGCTTACAACCCAGAAACATTTGAAGAAGCGGGGGTTACTCGCAGAGGACCTATCTTTTGACCAATTCACAACTATTAATAAAATTATTGCGGGTGAGCTGAGAGGATTCACCACGAATGATAGTGAGGAGACGAAGGTGACATTCCAGGACCAAACACAGATGTGGTAG